One window of the Candidatus Jettenia sp. genome contains the following:
- the murB gene encoding UDP-N-acetylmuramate dehydrogenase, which translates to MSTLSLNIPNLERNKPLAPFTTYQIGGPADLFVEVYTIDELTHALLEARRKDIPFFLLGCGANILVTDKGFRGLIIRNLANKVTFLDNSRVLAESGTTVAHLIEHCRDRELSGFEHFIGIPSTIGGALWQNLHFLSADRQRTLFIEEIVLSSHILTEEGQHRTVQVDYFQFGYDQSILQKCQDIVLDVTFQLTAKRKEEIQIVMDENMAWRNAKQPQLSEYPSCGSVFKKIKGIGAGRLIEQAGLKGTRIGNAEVSKKHANFIINTGNAQAADILQLIRYVQEEVKRKLGYTLETEITIIGEQE; encoded by the coding sequence ATGTCAACTCTATCATTGAATATTCCAAACCTGGAAAGAAATAAACCACTTGCACCTTTTACAACATATCAAATCGGTGGACCGGCGGATTTATTTGTAGAGGTATATACCATTGATGAACTGACACACGCTTTATTGGAGGCTCGACGAAAGGATATCCCTTTTTTCTTGCTTGGTTGTGGAGCTAACATTCTCGTTACTGATAAAGGATTTCGAGGACTAATCATCCGGAATTTAGCAAATAAAGTTACCTTCTTAGATAATAGCAGAGTGTTAGCAGAAAGTGGCACAACCGTCGCCCATCTTATAGAACATTGCAGGGATCGAGAGTTATCCGGCTTTGAGCATTTTATTGGCATTCCCAGTACTATAGGTGGAGCCCTGTGGCAAAATTTACATTTTCTATCAGCAGATAGACAACGTACGCTATTTATAGAAGAGATAGTTCTGTCTAGCCATATCTTAACAGAAGAGGGACAACACCGTACAGTTCAAGTCGATTACTTTCAATTTGGTTACGATCAGAGTATTTTACAGAAATGTCAGGATATTGTGCTCGATGTTACCTTTCAACTTACTGCGAAAAGAAAAGAAGAAATCCAGATAGTAATGGATGAAAATATGGCCTGGCGTAACGCTAAACAGCCGCAATTATCAGAATACCCAAGTTGCGGCTCTGTATTTAAAAAAATTAAAGGTATTGGGGCTGGAAGGTTGATAGAGCAGGCAGGACTTAAGGGCACACGTATCGGCAATGCAGAAGTATCGAAGAAACATGCAAACTTTATTATCAACACGGGCAATGCCCAAGCTGCTGATATTTTACAATTAATTAGGTATGTACAAGAGGAGGTAAAACGAAAATTGGGATACACCCTGGAAACAGAGATTACGATAATCGGAGAACAGGAATGA
- a CDS encoding Hsp20/alpha crystallin family protein → MARELIKWSQLPTISSLQNEMNRMFDRFFKGSDLSEFGMETGGWIPPIDLSETNEKVTVKAEIPGIDPKDIDISIQENTLLVKGEKKEEKEEKNKSFYRMERRYGSFSRSIPLPPSVDSNKVTAEYKNGVLEITLQKKEEVKPKQISVKVG, encoded by the coding sequence ATGGCCAGAGAGCTAATAAAGTGGTCGCAATTACCAACCATTTCTTCTCTACAAAATGAAATGAACCGAATGTTTGACCGGTTTTTTAAAGGATCTGATTTATCAGAGTTTGGTATGGAAACAGGTGGCTGGATACCCCCTATTGATTTGTCAGAAACCAACGAAAAGGTTACGGTAAAAGCTGAAATTCCAGGAATTGACCCAAAGGATATAGACATTTCGATACAGGAAAATACTCTTTTAGTAAAAGGTGAAAAGAAGGAGGAAAAAGAAGAAAAGAATAAAAGCTTCTATCGTATGGAGAGGCGTTATGGGAGTTTTTCCCGTTCTATTCCTCTTCCTCCGTCTGTAGACTCAAACAAAGTAACGGCAGAGTACAAAAATGGTGTGCTCGAGATTACCTTGCAAAAGAAAGAAGAGGTAAAACCAAAGCAGATCTCTGTAAAAGTTGGCTAG
- a CDS encoding Hsp20/alpha crystallin family protein, protein MARELTKWSYLPTISSLQNEMNRMMDRIFREGNLTETGMWLPPIDLSETNDKITVKAEIPGIDSKDIDISIQENTLFLKGEKREEKEEKGKNYYRVERQYGSFSRSVVLPATVDTDKITAECKNGVLEITLQKKEEVKPKQISIKVS, encoded by the coding sequence ATGGCAAGAGAGCTTACCAAGTGGTCGTATTTGCCAACTATTTCTTCATTACAGAATGAAATGAATAGGATGATGGATAGGATTTTTAGAGAAGGAAATTTGACTGAAACGGGTATGTGGCTACCACCTATTGACTTATCAGAAACAAATGACAAAATTACAGTAAAGGCTGAGATCCCAGGTATTGACTCGAAGGATATAGACATCTCAATACAGGAGAACACCCTTTTCCTGAAAGGTGAAAAGAGGGAAGAAAAAGAGGAAAAGGGAAAAAACTACTATCGTGTAGAAAGACAATATGGAAGTTTCTCCCGTTCTGTTGTTCTGCCTGCTACTGTTGATACAGATAAGATAACAGCGGAGTGTAAAAACGGTGTATTAGAGATTACCTTGCAAAAGAAGGAAGAGGTGAAGCCGAAACAAATTTCTATAAAGGTTAGCTAA